ataaataattaattaattttaaaatgtggaaATTATTTTCGTTTAAGAATTTATGAGAACCTGACCAATCTGAACTACACAATTCAGACTCtaaatgttgatttttttcGATGAGGttgagttgattttttttaaaactaaaaatagagCTACATAGTttgattattatgaaaattaagaatatttgacatttgtaatTGAAGTTAGTGTTGCTTGTGAatgtttttctaaaaaataattcgacaacctaacccaacccaacccaatttcGAGTTGCTTGAGTCACAATCAAGAAAAATTTGGGTTGAATTGCAGCTCTAGACCCGACCAACCCAATTGGGTTAGTCCTAAAGATTTTTGCAACTCAATccattttaatgaattatgtatTATGAACGTTTTGACCtttgaccaatttttttttttttttaatgatttatgaGCACAAAATAATCAAgtggaaataaataattcatatgaaaaataattagcttaaaaaataaaactatgattaaaaaaaaaaaaagttggagtAAGTTATTTGAAACTCTACCGACCAAAATAGAGAGGCTaagagtttatattttattttaaagaatataatgttaaataatagttttgttgtttaatgattttgatgtatctatttagttttatatttatattttttttaaaaaaataagtttctcaaattttaattttatatctaactaatttatactaaattttcgattttatacttaaattttttataacatgGGTGACGAGTAAtctattaaacaaaaaattgaaaatttaagaacttatttttttttaattcaaagacGTATAATATATacgatacaaaattaaaaattgaagtacctattagatatatttttaaagtttacgAATGTAATAAATATGAACGTGAAAGTTTGTAAGTAGCTAAAATGTCTCATATAATATTGAAGCTTAGATTTGGGTCGGTTTGCAGGTGGCAATTTTTTGGTTGGGTCAACTcgaccaacccaaaaatagggtTAAAATTTAACCTAACCCTATGTAAGAGCTCACCGCTAGctaatattgtctgttttagcccgttataTATCggtgtcagcctcacgattttgttttcacatccttataaggaatgttttgttcccctctagctaaagtgggatctcacattcgtCGCTTATTGGAAGCCTCACGTCCTCGCGGACACACTGGTCTGGTGTCTAGtcctgataccatttgtaaaagttCAAGTCTAAGCCCAccctagcaaatattgtccactttgacctgttacgtatcgtcgtcaacctcatggttttaaaatgcccACCCAAGCTCAGCGTCTTCACTGACATACTGCCTGGTATTTGGCtctagtaccatttgtaacaatccaagcccacccctatcaaatattgtctgctttggcccgttacgtatcgccatcagtctcacgattttaaaacacgtatgctagggagaggtttccatacccttataagaaatgatttgtTCCCCCTCCAAACGATGTTGGATCTTACACCCTACCCTAtcctacttttaagattattatgaaaatttaagaatatttgatttttgtaaccgatgttagtgatgcattatgacttatgatatttaatatttgaacttGGTGTACTATGCATTGTAGATAAGTACTCGACATAATTCGACAAGGTCTATAGAAAACTCCAGACGTAGCCAAGCTGTGGATTTAGGGGCTAGACTCCCGGTGGAGCAAAGGAGACGGTTAGGATAACGAACTTGAAACGCGGAGACTTGGGGAGCAAGCAAGGACCTCAATTCTCATTAGGAGGTCGAACTAAGGACCTATGGAAGTCGGGGCTACCCCCTCCCCATGGCCAACGCAACAGTGTCCTAAGAAAGGAGTTTAGAGGCCTTATAGTAGCACAGActtaagaaagaaaatcataagATTTAAGAGACTAAACTCAATCACCTATTTACCCCATAAAATCGGGGACAGGAAAGGAATTAGCAGCTTGGAAAGATTCAATAGAAACATTAATGAAAGTGAACTCCGGAACCTTTAGAAAAGAGAGATTCATGAGACTTAACTCCGGAACCAATCCTAATAGTCTTTACCGTGAAAGAAGAAAGCCGAAAGCAAGATGAACGAACTGAACTCCGGCTCCTTTTCTCCTTTATCTTTGATTCACTATCAATTGTAGATTTTGGATATGTATGGTGCTTTCTAAATTGAGTTTAATACTCGAGtcacttaataaaaatatcatcaaaccCAATACCCGTGAAAAGTGAATGTTCNTTTTTATCTCCTTGTCTACGAGCACCTATTAAACAATGTTAGCAGTACAAGATTTGTAATGCTCCATGTTCGGGATTCAAAATTCGAATTCAACATCTGATGACCAAGCATTCATGTCACATTACTTATTTCTTACttttagggtgtggaaacctcttccttaccgacacgttttaaaactgggGCTGATGACGAAACGTGACGaaccaaaatagacaatatttgctagcggtggacttgaactgttacaaatgatatcaaagtcagacactggacgtgtgtcagcgagaacactTGACTCCCAGAAATGGTAAAtagtgaaatctcacatcgattggggagggaAACGATTAAAAACGAAGAACATTAGAATAAAATGAATGGTTGGAGAGCTACTTTTTGAACAACATTTCACCTAAAagaccaacaaagaaaaaaagtgaatgGAATTAAATAAGATTAAGAGAGTAGCAAACAACAAAGCAGAAAATCTTCAACACATGCCCTACTTTGTCTCACAAGAATCAtaagttttgtttaaaatattgagcTAATGGGAGTGGCAAAGTGGCTAAGTTTAGACAACCTAAAGCAAAACCCAAGATTTGCTTAAAGCTAACGGATATTTTTACGATTAGGAGTGTATATAGGTAGGGTCCGAGAAATCTTTGAGACTAACCTAAAATTtcgagttattttttttattaaaaaaatcttacttaTCTACGTAAAATATGTTacgttaataattaaaatttcataaaatttatataccaaacattcacaagtcacaaTACATCACTGACCTCTGTTATATACGTCAAACATTCTTGTAGAGCATGAAGCAAATCTATGAGAGCTTTTCcttaaagtggataatatcataccatgtgatttctaacatggtatcaaggtcatgtccttaacttaatcatgccaatagaatccttaaatgtcgaacaaagaagttgtgggcctcgaaggtgttgtcaaaagtgactcaagtgggATTAAATGGTTGGgagaaagtgtagtcaaaagtgactcaagtgtcgaaaaaggggtgtactttgttcgaggggaggacgGTTGGGAGAAGGTgcagtcaaaagtgactcaagtgtcgaacaaagagtgtacAGATAGGTTCTATAGtctattttgttcgaggggaggattgttgagaattgttgggagagagtcccacgttggttaatttaggaaatgatcatgagtttataaagaCATAATACTTGTCCATTGATTTGAGGCAGGTTGGGGAATGGGAAAGCAACTTAATTTCTAAGGATCCAAAATTGATACCTAAATTAACCATCAGGATGTTTAAATAGTGGTACTGTTACGgcaaaatgtaaaaattaagtatatttttattaatttagtcctACCCTTtatactttattattttagcctttctttaaaaataaaaaatatagatcaTTCGAAAGGAAAAAGCCCAAAGTATAAATATTATCCAATATTATACAAGCCCAAAACCAAAGCGATCTCGGCCACGTAAAAAATGGCCCAAAATAGTCTAGAAGcccacattttcattttcggAAGCCCAGTTTCTCGTATGGGCCGAAACAAAAAGGCTCATGTTATAACTATTGCCCAAGCATAAAAGCGAAGCGCTTTGGGCCACGTAAAATGGCCCAAAATGGTCTAGAAGCCCACAATTTAATTTTCGGGAGCCCAGTTTCTCTAATGGGCCGAAACGAAAAAGCCCAATATAGAATATAACCCAAGCCCAAAACCGTAGGGCTGTGGGCAACGTAAAAATGGCCCAACATGATTTAGAAGCCCACATTTAATTTTCGGGAGCCCAGTTTCTCTAATGGGCCGAAACGAAAAAGCCCAATGTATAAATATTGCCCAAGCCCAAAACCGATGCGCTCTGGGCCACgtaaaatggctcaaaatggtCTTGAAGCCCACAGTTTAATTTTCGGGAGCCCAGTTTCTATAATGGGCCGAAACGAAAAAGCccaatatataaatattgccCATGCCCAAAATAGATGCGCTCTGGGCCACGTAAAAATGGCTCAAAAGGGTCTAGAAGCCCACAGTTTAATTTTCGGGAGCCCAGTTTCTGTAATGGGCCGAAATGAAAAAGCccaatatataaatattgccCAAGCCCAAAATAGATGCGCGCTGGGCCACGTAAAATGGCCCAAAATGGTAGAGAAGCCCACTAGTTTAATTTTCGGGAGCCCAGTTTCTTTAATGGGCCGAAACGAAAAAGCCCAATATATAAATACTTCCCAAGCCCAAAACCGAAACGCTCTGGCCCACGTAAAAAATGGCCCAATTTGTCTAGAAGtccacattttcattttcggGAGCTCAGTTTCTCTAATGGGCCGAAACGAAAAGCCCAATGTGTAAATAATGCCCGAAACGAAAAGCCCAATGTGTAAATATTGCCCAAGCCCAAAACCGAATCGCCCTGGGCCACGTAAAAAATGGCCGAATTGTCTATAAGcccatattttcatttttgggagCCTAGTTTTTCTAATgggccaaaagaaaaaagcccAATGTATAAATATTGTCCAGGCCCGAAACCGTAGTGCTCTCGGCCGAGTAAAAAATGGCCaccttaaaccctaaacctccGTCTTCGttgttggagagagagagagaatgaaagggATCACTGGAGTGGTGAAGAAGGCTTTAGGagagatggaattcacttcGGCCGGTGGAGCCATCAATTGGTTCCCCGGCCACATGGCCGCAGCTACGCGTGCCATTCGCGACAGAGTCAAGCTCGCGGATATGGTGATCGAGGTCAGAGACTCCCGAATTCCCCTGTCCTCGGCCAACCAAGACCTTCAGTCTCATCTCTCTTCTAAACGCCGCATCATTGCCCTCAACAAGAAGGATTTGGCTAACCCTAATATCATGCATGTATGACACCATTTCATGATTCTCATTTTTATCTGTTAAATTTGGAAGTATTAACTCTGAGTTCATAAATGGATTGACAACGGACAATGATTTTCATATTTGTATGGTGCCTTTTCATTTATCTTTTATCTCGTTGTTGGTCTACAATAGAACTGTTTTCTTCACTACTAAGATCAATTTCAAACGCTATTTGTTCTATAAAATGAGCTCACTGTATCTCTGTTGGTCCTTTCTTAGAATTTACGGTTTAAATGTTCGTGTGTATCAAATTTCTAAGAGTTAGTTATTTGTCATGTTCTTTTTAGTCATTCATCGATCATTTTTCGTCCATAGTTTTCACATGTTCGTGTTGTTTTCATTACGATTTTAATTGTGCAGAAATGGACGCACTTTTTTGAGTCATGCAATCAAGATTGCATTCCAATTAACGCTCACAGCAAGAGCTCTGTTCGgaaggtatttttattttctacagtATTgcgttattattaattttcagcTTGCAATTAATCTTGTGGTTCCAGCTACTGATTTCCTGTGGTATAGTGATTTGCTGAAACTATGGTCATTTGCTGAAATTATTGGTGGTATATTGATTTTCGTTGATATTAATTTCCTGTGGTATATTGAGTTTGACGAGGTTCTAGTGGGTGGTGTTGAAGACTGTTCATGTACCATTTGTTTATACTAAATTcagatttttttcttcatttgttatgttctaattcaaattcaaaactgAATGCTGATGTAACTTTTGACATATACTGGCAagtaactttatttttatttgttttagtgCATTTCAATAgctaatttgtttgatttagtGTATTTCGAttgcttatttatttggtttttctGATAAAAAGATGTCTGTACTTTTGTTAATTGATGAAAAAGCTTCTCGAGCTTGTGGAATTTAAACTAAAGGAAGCGATTTCAAGGGAACCTACTCTTCTTGTGATGGTCAttggtgttccaaatgttggGAAGTCGgctttaattaattcaatccATCAAATAGCTTCTGAACGCTTTCCTGGTAAGGCTGTTTCTTGGAACATTATGCCAATTTCTCTTTATTCAGAAGGGTACAAATATGGATGCGTTTGGTTTAGAGGCCTTGTTTTTTGGACTTCTGTGGTTTCAATACTTTTTCATAGTGCAGGAGAAAATGAAGCGAGCTAATGTTGGTCCCTTGCCTGGGGTTACTCAAGATATTGCTGGCTTCAAGGTAGTTTTGATCAACCACATGTCTTCATATAATGATGAGTTCTTAACCATTTGCGCTTCTTCGATATGCAGATTGCTCATCAACCTAGCATATATGTTCTAGATACTCCAGGTGTTTTAGTTCCAAGTATTAAAGATGTGGAGACGGGGCTGAAACTGGCACTTGCAGGTTGTATTTCAGTTTGTAAGAACTGTTTTTGATTTGTCAGAAGCTTTTTGTACAGCTATAGTGCACTGGGATATAATATACTAGAATGATGCAAGGATGTAGAATATTGATTGTGCAATTGAGCCTTCTTAATTACTGTAAATTTGAGTCTAGCCTTCTTAATTACTGTAAATTTGAGTCTAGAGAATTTGATGAACATGGAGTTCCCATCCCCTACCAACTGAGCCCATCTCGCAAGTATAGCGGATCACACCCCCAATTGAGTTTAATTCATTAGAAATTATATGACttagtgtaacagcccaagctgctagcagatattgtcctatttgggctttcccttcggaatgcttcgttcccctctccaacctatGTTTGGATCTCACACTTAGTTTCctcttcattttaatatttcgcGATGACATAGACACTGACAGTATTGCTGCATCCACTTGTAAAGCTAACGCTGTAATTTTTTCACTTGGAAGCAGGATCTGTGAAGGATTCCGTGGTGGGTGAGGAGCGTATTGCTCAATATCTACTG
This sequence is a window from Cucurbita pepo subsp. pepo cultivar mu-cu-16 chromosome LG19, ASM280686v2, whole genome shotgun sequence. Protein-coding genes within it:
- the LOC111781766 gene encoding short integuments 2, mitochondrial, giving the protein MKGITGVVKKALGEMEFTSAGGAINWFPGHMAAATRAIRDRVKLADMVIEVRDSRIPLSSANQDLQSHLSSKRRIIALNKKDLANPNIMHKWTHFFESCNQDCIPINAHSKSSVRKLLELVEFKLKEAISREPTLLVMVIGVPNVGKSALINSIHQIASERFPVQEKMKRANVGPLPGVTQDIAGFKIAHQPSIYVLDTPGVLVPSIKDVETGLKLALAGSVKDSVVGEERIAQYLLAVLNTRGTPFHWKQLNNRRMEGIQYESEEMHRFSLNDLRPKRRPPLPNKSDVVYVEDLVTQVQRALYATLSGFDGNVEDENDLESLIELQFEALQKAMKIAHKAAEGRLKVSKKLLTLFRAGKLGPFILDDVPLITNHH